The Streptomyces pactum genome contains a region encoding:
- a CDS encoding LacI family DNA-binding transcriptional regulator, translating into MATMADVARSAGVSVATVSHVLNDTRPVLPHTRRAVLDAVEELGYTPNTLARSLVTSRTRSIGLSVSAISNPYFTEILQGVEAGALEHGYSLLIADPHDDPAHERKVVQLLHERRVDGMIVAPSADPRDLVAYLGRHRMPTVFLDRVVDVPKGDGAPRFDQVCAESAEPTTRLVTHLAGLGHRRIGLVAGRPGLSTTSERITGYRHGLAAAGLPYDERLLVHGDSEAAGGERAAADLLSLAVPPTAVVTANNAMTIGALRALRDRGLSVPGDLALCCFDDFAWADLFTPRLTVVAQPSRELGAQAVRLLLDRLAAPDRPVRTVRLPCTFVHRTSCGCPERSEQPRQSDKSEKSEKSDQPQQSERASERLTKGVSRDRRRR; encoded by the coding sequence ATGGCGACCATGGCCGATGTCGCACGGAGCGCGGGGGTCTCCGTGGCGACCGTCTCGCACGTGCTCAACGACACCCGCCCGGTACTGCCGCACACCCGCCGGGCGGTGCTGGACGCCGTCGAGGAGCTCGGCTACACCCCGAACACCCTCGCCCGCTCCCTGGTCACCTCCCGCACCCGCTCCATCGGGCTCTCGGTGTCGGCGATCAGCAACCCCTACTTCACGGAGATCCTCCAGGGCGTCGAGGCCGGCGCCCTGGAGCACGGTTACAGCCTGCTCATCGCGGACCCGCACGACGATCCGGCCCATGAGCGCAAGGTCGTCCAGCTCCTGCACGAGCGGCGCGTGGACGGCATGATCGTCGCGCCCTCCGCCGACCCGCGCGACCTCGTCGCCTACCTCGGCCGCCACCGGATGCCGACCGTGTTCCTGGACCGGGTCGTGGACGTGCCGAAGGGCGACGGAGCCCCACGCTTCGACCAGGTGTGCGCCGAGAGCGCCGAGCCGACGACCCGGCTGGTCACCCATCTCGCCGGGCTCGGTCACCGCAGGATCGGCCTGGTCGCGGGCCGGCCGGGGCTCAGCACGACAAGCGAGCGGATCACCGGTTACCGGCACGGCCTCGCCGCCGCCGGGCTGCCGTACGACGAACGGCTCCTGGTCCACGGCGACTCCGAGGCGGCAGGCGGTGAACGGGCCGCGGCGGACCTGCTCTCCCTGGCTGTGCCGCCCACCGCTGTGGTCACCGCCAACAACGCGATGACCATCGGTGCGCTGCGCGCCCTGCGGGACCGCGGCCTGTCCGTGCCCGGTGACCTCGCGCTGTGCTGCTTCGACGACTTCGCGTGGGCGGACCTCTTCACGCCCAGGCTCACCGTCGTCGCACAGCCGAGCAGGGAGCTCGGCGCCCAGGCCGTGCGGCTGCTGCTGGACCGCCTCGCCGCGCCGGACCGCCCCGTGCGGACCGTGCGGCTGCCCTGCACCTTCGTCCACCGCACCTCCTGCGGCTGCCCCGAGCGGTCCGAGCAGCCCCGGCAGTCCGATAAGTCCGAGAAATCCGAGAAGTCCGATCAACCTCAGCAGTCCGAGCGAGCCTCCGAAAGGCTCACGAAAGGAGTCTCCCGTGATCGTCGTCGCCGGTGA
- a CDS encoding carbohydrate kinase family protein produces MIVVAGEALIDLVPQGTGALAALRPALGGGPYNTAVALGRLGSPAAFCSRVSHDAFGEALLDRLRETGVDLSPVQRGVEPTTLAVASVGADGSAAYSFYVDGTADRLFSVPAALPAGTRAVSFGTCSLVLEPGASAYEELLRETAARGVFTALDPNIRAGLIPDPDAYRARFKSWLPSVSLLKLSAEDAEWLGGTPQEWLAAGPAAVVVTRGGAGLTAYTRGGGEYAVPGERVEVVDTIGAGDTVNAALLHGLAVRDALDDGAVAGLGTEGWAELLGFAARAAAVTCSRAGAEPPYAHEVAV; encoded by the coding sequence GTGATCGTCGTCGCCGGTGAGGCACTGATCGACCTGGTACCGCAGGGCACGGGTGCCCTCGCCGCGCTGCGGCCTGCCCTCGGCGGCGGGCCGTACAACACGGCCGTCGCGCTCGGCCGCCTCGGCTCACCCGCCGCCTTCTGCTCCCGGGTGTCGCACGACGCCTTCGGCGAGGCGCTGCTGGACCGGCTGCGCGAGACCGGCGTGGACCTCTCACCGGTGCAGCGCGGGGTCGAGCCGACGACGCTCGCCGTGGCCTCGGTGGGCGCGGACGGTTCGGCCGCGTACTCCTTCTACGTGGACGGGACGGCGGACCGGCTGTTCTCGGTGCCCGCCGCGCTGCCGGCCGGTACCCGGGCGGTCTCTTTCGGGACCTGCTCCCTGGTGCTGGAGCCGGGAGCGAGCGCCTACGAGGAGTTGCTGCGCGAGACGGCCGCGCGGGGCGTGTTCACCGCGCTGGACCCGAACATCCGGGCCGGTCTGATTCCGGACCCGGACGCCTACCGGGCCCGGTTCAAGAGCTGGCTGCCGTCGGTGTCGTTGCTGAAGCTGTCCGCCGAGGACGCCGAGTGGCTGGGCGGCACGCCCCAGGAGTGGCTGGCTGCCGGTCCGGCGGCGGTCGTGGTCACCCGGGGCGGAGCCGGGCTGACGGCGTACACCCGTGGCGGCGGCGAGTACGCGGTGCCGGGCGAGCGGGTCGAGGTGGTGGACACGATCGGCGCGGGCGACACGGTCAACGCGGCGCTGCTGCACGGACTCGCCGTACGCGACGCCCTCGACGACGGGGCCGTGGCCGGTCTGGGGACGGAGGGCTGGGCGGAGCTGCTGGGTTTCGCCGCCCGCGCGGCGGCGGTCACCTGTTCTCGGGCGGGCGCGGAGCCGCCGTACGCCCACGAGGTGGCCGTCTGA
- the uvrC gene encoding excinuclease ABC subunit UvrC, with amino-acid sequence MADPSSYRPRPGEIPDSPGVYRFRDEHRRVIYVGKAKSLRQRLANYFQDLANLHPRTRTMVTTAASVEWTVVSTEVEALQLEYSWIKEYDPRFNVKYRDDKSYPYLAVTMNEEFPRVQVMRGHKKKGVRYFGPYGHAWAIRDTVDLLLRVFPVRTCSAGVFKNAARTGRPCLLGYIGKCSAPCVGRISPDDHWDLADEFCDFMTGRTGTYLRRLERQMAEAADEMEYERAARLRDDIGALKKAMEKSAVVLADATDADLIAVAEDELEAAVQIFHVRGGRVRGQRGWVTDKVEEITTGALVEHALQQLYGEETGDAVPKEVLVPALPDPVEPVQQWLAERRGSGVSLRIPQRGDKKALMETVQRNAQQALVLHKTKRASDLTTRSRALEEIADALGLDSAPLRIECYDISHLQGDDVVASMVVFEDGLARKSEYRRFQIKGFSGQDDVRSMHEVITRRFRRYLAEKERTGEWADGVDGADGGDGADGAAADGGDGAAADGGEQLTDGPALKDDDGRPKRFAYPPQLVVVDGGQPQVAAAQRALDELGIDDIAVCGLAKRLEEVWLPREDDPVVLPRTSEGLYLLQRVRDEAHRFAITYQRAKRAKRFRSSPLDDVPGLGETRKQALIKHFGSVKKLRSATIDQIREVPGIGRKTAETVAVALARSTPAAPAVNTATGEIMDDEDGVPETTADAPGEPVSAGTPDERRGQER; translated from the coding sequence ATGGCCGACCCCTCCAGCTACCGCCCCAGGCCGGGTGAGATCCCGGACTCCCCGGGGGTGTACAGGTTCCGTGACGAGCACCGCCGGGTGATCTACGTCGGAAAGGCGAAGAGCCTGCGCCAGCGCCTGGCGAACTACTTCCAGGACCTGGCGAACCTGCACCCCCGCACTCGCACCATGGTCACCACGGCCGCGTCCGTGGAGTGGACCGTGGTGTCCACGGAGGTCGAGGCGCTGCAGTTGGAGTACTCCTGGATCAAGGAGTACGACCCCCGGTTCAACGTGAAGTACCGCGACGACAAGAGCTACCCCTACCTCGCGGTGACGATGAACGAGGAGTTCCCGCGCGTGCAGGTGATGCGCGGCCACAAGAAGAAGGGCGTGCGCTACTTCGGCCCGTACGGACACGCCTGGGCGATCCGCGACACGGTCGATCTGCTGCTGCGTGTCTTCCCGGTGCGCACCTGCTCGGCCGGCGTCTTCAAGAACGCCGCCCGCACCGGCCGGCCCTGTCTGCTCGGCTACATCGGCAAGTGCTCGGCGCCCTGCGTCGGCCGGATCTCCCCGGACGACCACTGGGACCTGGCCGACGAGTTCTGTGACTTCATGACCGGCCGCACGGGGACCTACCTGCGCCGCCTGGAGAGGCAGATGGCCGAGGCGGCCGACGAGATGGAGTACGAGCGGGCCGCGCGCCTGCGCGACGACATCGGGGCCCTGAAGAAGGCCATGGAGAAGAGCGCGGTCGTGCTCGCCGACGCGACCGACGCCGACCTGATCGCGGTCGCCGAGGACGAGCTGGAGGCGGCCGTCCAGATCTTCCACGTGCGCGGCGGACGCGTGCGCGGCCAGCGCGGCTGGGTCACGGACAAGGTGGAGGAGATCACCACCGGCGCCCTCGTCGAGCACGCCCTCCAGCAGCTCTACGGCGAGGAGACCGGCGATGCCGTCCCCAAGGAGGTCCTGGTCCCCGCCCTGCCCGACCCGGTGGAGCCGGTCCAGCAGTGGCTGGCGGAGCGCCGCGGTTCGGGTGTCTCGCTGCGCATTCCGCAGCGCGGCGACAAGAAGGCGCTGATGGAGACCGTCCAGCGCAATGCCCAGCAGGCGCTCGTCCTGCACAAGACCAAGCGTGCCTCCGACCTGACGACGCGCTCACGCGCGCTGGAGGAGATCGCCGACGCACTGGGCCTGGACAGCGCGCCGCTGCGGATCGAGTGTTACGACATCTCGCACCTCCAGGGCGACGATGTCGTGGCCTCCATGGTCGTCTTCGAGGACGGGCTGGCCCGGAAGAGCGAATACCGCAGGTTCCAGATCAAGGGGTTCAGCGGACAGGACGACGTCCGTTCCATGCACGAGGTCATCACCCGCCGCTTCCGCCGCTATCTCGCCGAGAAGGAGAGGACCGGAGAGTGGGCGGACGGGGTCGACGGGGCCGACGGGGGCGACGGGGCCGACGGGGCGGCAGCCGACGGGGGCGACGGGGCGGCAGCCGACGGTGGCGAGCAGCTCACCGACGGACCGGCGCTGAAGGACGACGACGGCCGCCCCAAGCGCTTCGCCTACCCGCCCCAACTCGTCGTCGTCGACGGCGGGCAGCCGCAGGTCGCGGCGGCCCAGCGGGCCCTGGACGAGCTCGGCATCGACGACATCGCCGTCTGCGGACTCGCCAAGCGGCTGGAGGAGGTCTGGCTGCCCCGGGAGGACGACCCGGTCGTCCTGCCCCGCACCAGCGAGGGCCTGTACCTGTTGCAGCGGGTCCGCGACGAGGCCCACCGCTTCGCCATCACCTACCAGCGCGCCAAGCGGGCCAAGCGCTTCCGCTCCAGCCCGCTGGACGACGTACCGGGCCTCGGGGAGACCCGCAAGCAGGCGTTGATCAAGCACTTCGGTTCGGTGAAGAAGCTCAGGTCGGCGACGATCGACCAGATCCGCGAGGTGCCCGGCATAGGCCGCAAGACGGCGGAGACCGTCGCCGTGGCCCTCGCCCGGTCCACCCCGGCCGCGCCCGCCGTGAACACGGCGACCGGAGAGATCATGGATGACGAGGACGGGGTACCCGAGACGACGGCGGATGCCCCGGGGGAGCCCGTGTCCGCGGGCACCCCGGACGAACGACGGGGGCAGGAGAGATGA
- a CDS encoding YceI family protein yields MTNDISGTTATPTTPLPIAPGRWAMDPFHSAVNFTVRHLGIAKVRGRFGGVRAELFVGERVEDVRVSATVDLASIDTGNADRDAHVRASDLLDVAKRPTMAYRSTRVSGEGEDWTMEGELTIGDVTRPVTLAVEFGGLGSMPGGDGRHAGFEATGEIRRSEFGLDFAPGLLGEVVKIQLDMQFVEPATA; encoded by the coding sequence ATGACGAATGACATCTCCGGCACCACCGCCACTCCCACCACTCCCCTGCCGATCGCCCCCGGCCGGTGGGCTATGGACCCGTTCCACTCCGCCGTGAACTTCACCGTCCGCCATCTCGGCATCGCCAAGGTGCGGGGGCGCTTCGGCGGCGTGCGGGCCGAACTGTTCGTCGGGGAGCGGGTCGAGGACGTCCGGGTGTCCGCGACGGTCGACCTGGCCTCCATCGACACCGGGAACGCCGACCGGGACGCACACGTACGCGCCTCCGACCTGCTCGACGTGGCGAAGCGGCCGACGATGGCCTACCGCTCGACCCGGGTGTCGGGCGAGGGCGAGGACTGGACCATGGAGGGCGAGTTGACCATCGGCGACGTGACCCGTCCGGTGACGCTCGCTGTGGAGTTCGGCGGGCTGGGATCCATGCCCGGCGGCGACGGCCGGCACGCCGGGTTCGAGGCGACGGGTGAGATCCGGCGCAGCGAGTTCGGCCTGGACTTCGCTCCCGGGCTGCTCGGAGAGGTGGTGAAGATCCAGCTCGACATGCAGTTCGTGGAACCGGCGACTGCCTGA
- a CDS encoding gluconeogenesis factor YvcK family protein, with protein sequence MTGRTPRLSRLRRVVPEGRGGRPAEARAARPEQARGGKPRRRGAQPKVVALGGGMGLSASLAALRRITGDLTAVVTVADDGGSSGRLRDELGVLPPGDLRKALAALCGDDDWGQTWARVIQHRFQSQGDLHEHAVGNLLIVALWEQLGDHVQALDLVGKLLGAHGRVLPMSAVPLELQALVKGHHPERPDEVDTVRGQATVALTPGEVQSVHLVPNDPPAVPEAVDAVLDADWVVLGPGSWFSSVIPHLLVPDLLDALVETKARRVLSLNLAPQPGETEGFSPQRHLEVLGRHAPKLALDVVLADEAAVPDRDSLADAAKRFGAAVELAPVARTDGTPRHDPELLAAAYDRIFRMHGRIGPWR encoded by the coding sequence ATGACAGGACGTACTCCGCGGCTGAGCAGGCTGCGCCGGGTGGTGCCCGAAGGACGCGGCGGCAGACCCGCCGAAGCCCGCGCCGCCCGGCCCGAACAGGCGCGCGGCGGCAAGCCGCGCCGCCGGGGCGCCCAGCCCAAGGTCGTCGCCCTCGGCGGCGGCATGGGCCTGTCCGCCTCGCTCGCCGCACTGCGCCGGATCACCGGCGACCTCACCGCCGTCGTCACCGTGGCCGACGACGGCGGCTCCAGCGGGCGCCTGCGCGACGAGCTGGGCGTCCTGCCGCCCGGCGACCTGCGCAAGGCGCTGGCCGCGCTGTGCGGCGACGACGACTGGGGCCAGACCTGGGCCCGCGTCATCCAGCACCGCTTCCAGTCCCAGGGCGACCTGCACGAACACGCCGTCGGCAATCTGCTGATCGTCGCCCTGTGGGAGCAGCTCGGCGACCACGTCCAGGCGCTGGACCTGGTCGGCAAGCTGCTCGGCGCGCACGGGCGGGTGCTGCCCATGTCCGCCGTGCCGCTGGAGCTCCAGGCCCTGGTCAAGGGGCACCACCCGGAGCGGCCCGACGAGGTGGACACCGTGCGGGGGCAGGCGACCGTGGCGCTCACGCCCGGCGAGGTGCAGTCCGTGCACCTGGTGCCGAACGACCCGCCCGCCGTCCCCGAGGCGGTCGACGCCGTCCTGGACGCGGACTGGGTGGTGCTCGGCCCCGGCTCCTGGTTCTCCTCGGTCATCCCGCACCTGCTCGTGCCCGATCTGCTGGACGCGCTCGTCGAGACGAAGGCCCGCCGGGTGCTTTCCCTGAACCTCGCCCCGCAACCCGGAGAAACCGAGGGCTTCTCCCCGCAGCGTCATTTGGAGGTTTTGGGACGACACGCCCCTAAACTCGCCCTGGACGTGGTGCTGGCCGACGAGGCCGCCGTGCCCGACCGTGACTCGCTCGCCGACGCCGCGAAACGGTTCGGCGCCGCGGTCGAACTGGCTCCGGTCGCCCGGACCGACGGGACCCCGAGGCACGACCCGGAGCTGCTGGCCGCCGCGTACGACCGTATTTTTCGGATGCATGGAAGGATCGGCCCATGGCGATGA
- the rapZ gene encoding RNase adapter RapZ, producing MTEHETQTTAGREQAHGATGEEAGPQTAASERRQDDGAQVSTGKETAGAHEAAIPELVIISGMSGAGRSTAAKCLEDLGWFVVDNLPPALIPTMVELGARSQGNVARIAVVVDVRGRRFFDNLRESLADLDSRGVTRRIVFLESSDEALVRRFESVRRPHPLQGDGRIVDGIAAERELLRELRGDADLVIDTSSLNVHELRAKMDAQFAGEEEPELRATVMSFGFKYGLPVDADLVVDMRFLPNPHWVPELRPFTGLNEEVSSYVLNQPGAKEFLDRYTELLQMIAAGYRREGKRYVTVAVGCTGGKHRSVAMSEKLAARLAAEGVETVVVHRDMGRE from the coding sequence ATGACCGAGCACGAGACACAGACCACAGCGGGGCGAGAACAGGCCCACGGCGCGACCGGCGAGGAGGCGGGCCCGCAGACGGCCGCTTCCGAGCGGCGCCAGGACGACGGAGCACAGGTGAGTACGGGCAAGGAAACAGCCGGGGCGCACGAGGCGGCCATCCCCGAGCTGGTGATCATCTCCGGCATGTCCGGGGCCGGCCGCTCGACGGCGGCCAAGTGTCTGGAGGACCTGGGCTGGTTCGTCGTCGACAACCTCCCGCCCGCGCTGATCCCCACCATGGTGGAGCTCGGCGCCCGCTCGCAGGGCAACGTGGCACGGATCGCGGTCGTCGTCGACGTCCGCGGCCGGCGCTTCTTCGACAACCTGCGCGAATCCCTCGCGGACCTCGACTCCCGCGGGGTCACCCGGCGGATCGTCTTCCTGGAGTCCTCCGACGAGGCACTGGTACGCCGCTTCGAGTCGGTGCGCCGCCCGCACCCCCTCCAGGGCGACGGCCGCATCGTCGACGGCATCGCCGCCGAGCGGGAACTGCTGCGCGAGCTGCGCGGCGACGCCGACCTGGTGATCGACACCTCCAGCCTCAACGTGCACGAGCTGCGCGCCAAGATGGACGCCCAGTTCGCCGGCGAGGAGGAGCCCGAGCTGCGGGCCACCGTCATGTCCTTCGGCTTCAAGTACGGCCTCCCGGTCGACGCCGACCTGGTCGTGGACATGCGCTTCCTGCCCAACCCGCACTGGGTCCCGGAGCTGCGCCCGTTCACCGGCCTGAACGAGGAGGTGTCCTCGTACGTCCTCAACCAGCCCGGGGCCAAGGAGTTCCTCGACCGCTACACCGAGCTGCTCCAGATGATCGCCGCGGGCTACCGTCGGGAGGGCAAGCGCTATGTGACCGTCGCCGTCGGCTGTACCGGCGGCAAGCACCGGTCCGTGGCCATGTCGGAGAAGCTCGCCGCCCGGCTCGCCGCCGAGGGCGTGGAGACGGTGGTCGTCCACCGGGACATGGGACGGGAATGA
- the whiA gene encoding DNA-binding protein WhiA: protein MAMTAAVKDEISRLPVTRTCCRKAEVSALLRFAGGLHLVSGRIVIEAELDTVRAARRLKQDILEIFGHSSELIVMAAGGLRRGSRYVVRVVAGGDQLARQTGLVDGRGRPIRGLPPQVVSGATCDAEAAWRGAFLAHGSLTEPGRSSSLEVTCPGPEAALALVGAARRLSIPAKAREVRGVDRVVVRDGDAIGALLTRLGAHDAVLAWEERRLRREVRATANRLANFDDANLRRSARAAVAAGARVQRALEILADDVPEHLAAAGRLRMEHKQASLEELGALADPPLTKDAVAGRIRRLLAMADKRASDLGIPGTDANIGEELADNLVG, encoded by the coding sequence ATGGCGATGACGGCAGCGGTGAAGGATGAGATCTCCCGGCTCCCCGTCACCCGGACCTGCTGCAGAAAGGCGGAGGTCTCCGCCCTTCTGCGGTTCGCCGGCGGCCTTCACCTGGTGAGCGGGCGCATTGTGATCGAGGCGGAGCTGGACACCGTGCGGGCGGCCCGGCGGCTCAAGCAGGACATCCTGGAGATCTTCGGGCACAGCTCCGAGCTGATCGTGATGGCGGCGGGCGGATTGCGCCGCGGTTCGCGTTACGTCGTACGGGTGGTCGCGGGCGGTGACCAGTTGGCCCGTCAGACCGGCCTGGTGGACGGCCGGGGCCGCCCGATCCGCGGCCTGCCGCCGCAGGTGGTCTCGGGGGCCACCTGCGACGCCGAGGCCGCCTGGCGCGGAGCCTTCCTGGCGCACGGTTCGCTCACCGAGCCCGGCCGCTCCTCCTCCCTTGAGGTGACCTGCCCGGGCCCCGAGGCCGCGCTCGCCCTGGTCGGCGCCGCCCGCCGGCTGTCGATCCCCGCCAAGGCCCGCGAGGTGCGCGGCGTGGACCGGGTCGTCGTCCGTGACGGCGACGCGATCGGCGCGCTGCTCACCCGGCTCGGCGCCCACGACGCGGTGCTGGCCTGGGAGGAGCGGCGGCTGCGGCGCGAGGTCCGCGCCACCGCCAACCGCCTCGCCAACTTCGACGACGCCAACCTGCGCCGCTCGGCCCGCGCGGCCGTCGCCGCCGGTGCCCGGGTCCAGCGCGCCCTGGAGATCCTCGCCGACGACGTGCCCGAGCACCTCGCCGCCGCGGGCCGGCTCCGCATGGAGCACAAGCAGGCCTCCCTGGAGGAGCTGGGCGCCCTCGCGGACCCGCCGCTGACCAAGGACGCCGTCGCCGGCCGCATCCGCCGACTGCTGGCCATGGCCGACAAGCGGGCCTCGGACCTCGGTATCCCCGGCACGGACGCCAACATCGGCGAGGAGCTCGCCGACAACCTCGTCGGCTGA
- a CDS encoding helix-turn-helix domain-containing protein produces the protein MNDNELGTFLRTWRESVTPAEVGLPAGPRRRTPGLRRAELATLAGVSVEYLTRLEQGRDRNPSVQVLGALADALNLSLRDRMLLRRLTKEADGGDPLLCAAAPPLSRGARPTVRAVLDRLEPTPAVVLNWIGDVLAHTGGYARLTGPIGLLDEERPNLLRYLFTDERARAAYPDWDRVADDLVAQLRHEAPLRDPYVAELADELTVTAGAVFADRFADLGAAPRRVGTQHVEHPEAGPLRLSHETLALPEEGQRIVVHLPADDATAAALDRLNGRRPGALRAVRPAG, from the coding sequence GTGAACGACAACGAGTTGGGCACCTTCCTGCGGACCTGGCGCGAGTCCGTCACCCCCGCCGAGGTGGGGCTGCCCGCCGGTCCCCGCCGCCGCACCCCCGGCCTGCGCCGCGCCGAGCTGGCCACGCTCGCCGGCGTCAGCGTCGAGTACCTCACCCGGCTGGAACAGGGCCGCGACCGCAACCCGTCCGTCCAGGTGCTCGGCGCCCTCGCCGACGCGCTGAACCTGTCGCTGCGGGACCGGATGCTGCTGCGCCGCCTGACCAAGGAGGCCGACGGCGGCGACCCGCTGCTGTGCGCCGCGGCCCCGCCCCTCAGTCGCGGCGCGCGCCCCACCGTGCGGGCCGTACTGGACCGCCTGGAGCCCACCCCCGCCGTGGTGCTCAACTGGATCGGCGACGTCCTCGCCCACACCGGCGGCTACGCTCGGCTGACCGGCCCGATCGGGCTGCTCGACGAGGAGCGGCCCAACCTGCTCCGGTACCTGTTCACCGACGAGCGGGCCCGCGCCGCCTATCCCGACTGGGACCGCGTGGCCGACGACCTGGTCGCCCAGCTCCGGCACGAGGCCCCACTGCGGGACCCGTACGTGGCCGAGCTGGCCGACGAGCTGACGGTGACGGCCGGGGCGGTCTTCGCCGACCGGTTCGCCGACCTCGGCGCGGCCCCGCGGCGTGTCGGGACCCAGCACGTCGAGCACCCGGAGGCCGGCCCCCTGCGGCTGTCGCACGAGACGCTCGCGCTTCCCGAGGAGGGCCAGCGCATCGTCGTACACCTGCCCGCGGACGACGCCACGGCCGCGGCCCTGGACCGCCTCAACGGCCGCCGACCCGGTGCCCTGCGGGCGGTACGGCCGGCGGGCTGA
- a CDS encoding Rieske (2Fe-2S) protein, producing MPGRPAPSRRTVLRSAALTPVAGLGLAACSPGEDGAAPARPTGPVDLGADGEVATGAAKLYRDANVVVSRAEDGSLKAFSTVCTHARCPINKLEGTKLVCPCHGSEFDARTGEVLHAPASVPLMELSVEVKRGRIIASPDI from the coding sequence ATGCCCGGCCGTCCCGCCCCGAGCCGCCGTACCGTTTTGCGCTCGGCGGCCCTCACGCCCGTCGCCGGACTCGGTCTGGCCGCCTGCTCACCGGGCGAGGACGGTGCCGCGCCCGCGAGGCCGACCGGGCCCGTCGACCTCGGGGCGGACGGCGAGGTGGCCACGGGCGCGGCCAAGCTCTACCGGGACGCGAACGTGGTGGTCAGCCGGGCCGAGGACGGTTCCCTGAAGGCGTTCAGCACGGTATGCACGCACGCGCGGTGCCCCATCAACAAGCTGGAGGGGACGAAACTGGTCTGCCCCTGCCACGGCAGCGAGTTCGACGCACGGACCGGCGAGGTGCTGCACGCCCCGGCAAGCGTGCCGCTCATGGAACTCTCGGTCGAGGTGAAGCGGGGCCGGATCATCGCGAGCCCCGACATCTGA